One genomic region from Sparus aurata chromosome 15, fSpaAur1.1, whole genome shotgun sequence encodes:
- the pprc1 gene encoding peroxisome proliferator-activated receptor gamma coactivator-related protein 1 — MAARWGAGEETLTACNMDFFPMETLDETSVLSSEETLETLQSCLDPCILSIFEDTPTIETKGLDDESEATLLTALTEILDNVDDENLSPFDTLPDSDLLSGQKGREHSPLRRLLCLSRSPPEKDALFSARPLSTGKSLPRIADSLQRSDGEEEEDGSLSLSPLGNDSSPDNDLLDLEGLSLPLPLTFEQEGEDGVSVSLGDLVRHMHPYCMAICVENEEGEQMLPEGGILFEVVDQGENGEPILAIPNMDLPVSLPLIEQPSENEQKVSDEAEDVASDSSEHIVVDDEDVTVTEAPVKVAAPVTPDFFSDVNDEIIMKRQKDEIREKSPSRRKKKKKSKEQCQPKPVEGRVLRSGKVRNAAEQSSKKTEKRSVKEEKKHKLPKVPVASAPASSSVKPKKLTPSQTEAKKEITTTTLSPEMKVQVATSVSPRQEEAPLTAGCKSQPTAVSTQQPAEIPKQLASTPEKVEDSSAAPSTLLPPVSSESPAAAPGPVTPQATPPVSEPLPPVAPAVSEPKPKSLSLAEYRRLRQQKKPAPVEKQDSNNSTKWPSLPELPKELPPIPCLPDPCPKDPRRPIPQVAKKELEDVRPAWQPRGPCAPPTPEALLVPPAYMVASSSKVSAASPAPKPQQTSEPSKPSPPENPLAPAPSSMNLPPHQHISAVPCVPQSAGSAAPPTPNTQCISSSDRKCSPAVSGEKNKVDERPQSQPASPQSVELPKTCPKTTTEAVKPPAATLCAARAPQKVTVVLSKVPEVTAPTLLDNALTSDVKYSKPTDNDTRPAHHSDSKTLKVEPVVLETKEKPTTAVKPQKAKSPTQELIEAFTSEIGIEAADLTSLLEQFEETQAKEEHCVPEVSGRAAAVGNSSVELAPEKTVVERVRANDLSSTAALTPPATPPHQMWRPLAPVALLGKSKAAEASKSSPSKVIQIEARPLPSVKARSRPTPAAATVSSEVACMDHDYCLPNKSTGEPGKRWNVKQQSFITIKPIKPAATTTQTPTAALISSAQSTTNAAGATKTQYVPLTKPLDHRPEGMEESSVLETPDASPAREETEVKETSSRRGPFGRSYRQHGASRTPSPRSSPKERSAGRSRKRRSHRSPSPMSSSSESDSHSSRSRSRSHSPSKKRYRRCLSRSSSSSSSCSSSRSSPSVSRSPPRRRRYSYSSSRSGSWSCSRSRSRSPQRQSQWGSSRTLYRPSCRPACGPSAQPNVERGKKWKEKAIEERRVVYVGRIRGTMTQKELKERFSYFGEIEECTLHFRDHGDNYGFVTYYDTKDAFTAIESGSKLRKPDELPFDLCFGGRRQFCQSSYADLDSSREYDPLPGKGKYHALDFDTLLKQAQQNLKR; from the exons ACCTCCGTGCTGAGCTCTGAAGAAACTTTAGAGACCCTTCAAAGCTGTTTAGACCCCTGCATCCTTTCTATCTTTGAGGACACACCAACAATAGAG ACTAAAGGACTGGACGATGAAAGCGAAGCCACGCTGCTAACGGCCCTGACAGAGATACTTGACAATGTGGATGATGAGAACCTGTCCCCGTTTGACACACTGCCTGACTCAGACCTGTTGTCAGGTCAGAAGGGCAGGGAACACTCTCCG CTCAGGCGATTGCTCTGTCTATCCCGTTCCCCGCCAGAGAAAGACGCACTATTTAGTGCAAGACCCTTATCAACTGGAAAG AGCCTCCCCAGAATAGCGGACTCTCTCCAGAGGAGTGacggggaggaagaggaagatggctCCCTCAGTCTGAGCCCCCTGGGGAACGATTCATCCCCTGACAATGACCTGCTGGACTTAGAAGGTCTGAGCCTCCCGCTGCCTCTCACCTTCGAGCAGGAGGGTGAGGATGGTGTTTCAGTTAGTCTTGGGGACTTGGTCAGGCACATGCACCCGTACTGTATGGCCATTTGTGTGGAGAACGAAGAGGGGGAACAGATGTTGCCCGAAGGAGGCATCTTATTTGAGGTTGTGGACCAGGGGGAAAACGGAGAACCCATCCTGGCCATCCCTAACATGGATCTCCCAGTCTCTCTGCCACTTATAGAGCAGCCTTCAGAAAATGAGCAGAAAGTTTCAGATGAAGCTGAAGACGTGGCCTCTGACAGTTCAGAGCATATAGTAGTTGATGATGAAGATGTAACAGTCACCGAGGCTCCAGTGAAAGTTGCGGCCCCCGTGACGCCAGATTTCTTTTCAGATGTGAATGATGAGATTATCATGAAGAGACAAAAAGATGAGATTAGAGAGAAAAGCCCCTCccggagaaaaaagaaaaagaaatccaagGAACAGTGCCAACCCAAACCTGTCGAGGGAAGGGTCCTTAGGAGTGGCAAAGTAAGAAATGCAGCAGAACAATCatcaaaaaagacagaaaaaaggtcagtcaaagaagagaagaaacacaaactccCAAAGGTTCCTGTTGCCTCAGCACCAGCTTCTTCCTCTGTAAAACCTAAGAAACTAACTCCAAGCCAAActgaagcaaaaaaagaaatcaccacTACAACACTATCACCTGAAATGAAAGTGCAAGTTGCCACATCTGTGTCACCCAGACAGGAAGAGGCTCCGTTAACTGCTGGCTGTAAAAGTCAGCCCACTGCTGTGAGCACCCAACAGCCTGCTGAAATACCCAAACAGCTGGCTTCGACCCCCGAGAAGGTGGAAGACTCATCAGCAGCTCCCTCTACTCTCCTGCCCCCAGTGTCTTCAGAGAGCCCCGCAGCTGCTCCCGGTCCTGTAACACCCCAGGCTACACCACCTGTTAGTGAGCCCCTCCCTCCTGTGGCCCCTGCAGTCTCAGAGCCCAAGCCCAAGTCACTCAGTCTAGCTGAGTACCGGCGACTCCGACAGCAGAAGAAGCCGGCTCCGGTGGAGAAACaagacagcaacaacagcactAAGTGGCCAAGCCTTCCCGAGCTGCCTAAAGAGCTCCCCCCCATCCCCTGCCTCCCAGACCCCTGCCCCAAGGATCCTCGACGCCCCATCCCCCAGGTGGCAAAGAAGGAACTGGAGGATGTCAGACCTGCCTGGCAGCCAAGGGGACCGTGTGCGCCACCCACCCCTGAGGCTCTGTTGGTTCCACCAGCCTACATGGTTGCGTCATCCAGCAAAGTTTCTGCTGCTAGTCCTGCTCCTAAACCCCAGCAAACATCTGAACCTTCAAAACCTTCTCCACCTGAGAACCCCTTAGCTCCTGCCCCCAGTTCAATGAATTTACCCCCACATCAACACATCAGTGCTGTTCCTTGTGTGCCACAGAGCGCtggctctgcagctcctccaacACCTAACACTCAGTGCATTTCATCATCAGATAGGAAATGTTCTCCTGCAGTCTCAGGGGAGAAGAATAAAGTTGACGAAAGGCCCCAGTCTCAGCCTGCATCTCCTCAGTCTGTGGAGCTTCCTAAAACCTGTCCCAAAACCACTACAGAGGCGGTCAAACCCCCAGCTGCTACTCTGTGTGCTGCCAGAGCCCCGCAGAAGGTCACTGTTGTTTTATCAAAGGTGCCTGAGGTCACTGCTCCTACCTTGTTGGATAATGCCCTCACATCTGATGTCAAGTACTCCAAACCCACAGACAATGATACTAGACCTGCCCATCACTCAGACTCCAAAACCCTGAAGGTAGAACCTGTTGTGCTTGAAACTAAAGAGAAGCCCACTACAGCAGTGAAGCCCCAAAAGGCAAAGAGCCCCACGCAGGAGCTGATTGAGGCCTTCACCAGTGAGATAG gTATTGAAGCTGCTGATCTGACCAGCTTGCTGGAGCAGTTTGAGGAAACCCAAG CCAAAGAGGAGCATTGTGTGCCGGAGGTCTCTGGTAGAGCAGCAGCTGTAGGAAACTCTAG CGTTGAGTTGGCTCCAGAGAAGACAGTTGTGGAGCGCGTGAGAGCTAATGACCTCTCAAGCACTGCAG cTCTAACTCCTCCAGCCACTCCTCCTCACCAGATGTGGAGACCCCTGGCCCCAGTGGCCCTCCTGGGAAAGAGCAAGGCTGCTGAGGCCTCCAAGTCTAGCCCCTCCAAGGTTATTCAGATAGAGGCCCGGCCTCTGCCCTCAGTCAAGGCCCGCAGCAGAcccactcctgctgctgccaccgTTTCCTCTGAAGTGGCATGCATGGACCATGACTATTGCCTCCCCAACAAAAGCACTGGAGAGCCAGGCAAGCGCTGGAATGTCAAACAGCAATCTTTTATCACTATTAAACCCATCAAGCCAGCAGCAACCACTACGCAAACACCCACAGCTGCCCTGATATCATCTGCCCAGTCTACCACAAATGCTGCAGGTGCAACCAAAACACAGTATGTTCCACTGACGAAGCCCCTGGATCACAGGCCTGAAGGGATGGAGGAAAGCTCAGTTCTGGAGACACCTGATGCTTCACCTGCTCGGGAGGAGACTGAAGTTAAAGAAACAAGCTCGAGGAGAGGGCCTTTTGGGAGGTCGTACCGTCAACATGGTGCTTCTCGCACACCCAGCCCCAGATCCAGCCCCAAAGAGAGGAGCGCAGGCCGGTCAAGAAAAAGAAGATCCCATCGTTCTCCCAGCCCCATGTCCAGCAGTTCAGAGTCAGACTCCCATTCCTCTAGATCTCGGTCTAGATCACACTCTCCATCTAAGAAAAG GTATCGTCGCTGTCTCTCTCGGAGTAGCTCCAGCTCCTCATCCTGTTCCTCCTCTCggtcctctccctctgtgtcccGCTCCCCTCCCAGGAGGAGAAGGTACTCGTATTCCTCCTCTCGCTCTGGCTCTTGGAGTTGTTCCAGGTCGCGGTCACGATCCCCTCAGAGACAATCACAGTGGGGTAGCAGCAGAACATTGTATAG ACCCTCATGTAGGCCTGCCTGTGGTCCCAGTGCGCAGCCAAACGTGGAAAGGGGGAAGAAATGGAAAGAGAAAGCCATT GAGGAACGCCGGGTTGTTTACGTTGGTCGAATTCGGGGAACAATGACTCAAAAAGAGCTTAAAGAGCGCTTCTCTTATTTTGGCGAGATTGAAGAATGCACCCTGCACTTTAGAGACCATGG GGACAACTATGGGTTTGTGACTTATTACGACACCAAGGATGCTTTCACGGCCATCGAGAGTGGGAGCAAGCTGCGCAAGCCAGATGAGCTGCCATTTGATCTCTGTTTTGGTGGGAGGAGACAGTTCTGCCAGAGCAGCTACGCCGACCTGG ATTCAAGTAGAGAGTACGATCCATTGCCTGGGAAAGGCAAGTATCATGCACTAGACTTTGACACTTTACTAAAGCAGGCCCAGCAGAATCTGAAGAGGTAA